Genomic segment of Caproiciproducens sp. NJN-50:
CGCGCCGGCCATGGCGGCGTTGGTCGCCCAGTCGCCGTGCGCGCGGTCGGCCGGGACCTCGACGGTAAATTCCGGCAGGGGAGCTTCCGGCAGGGAGCCGTCTTTGACCGCTTTCTCCATAGCGGTCCGGATCGCGTCTCTCAGTTGTTCAGTTGCCTGCAGCGCTAATTTGGACATCCTTGTTGTTTGCCTCCTTGATGGTGATGAAAATCTCGTTCTGACTCGAAAGGCTGGAATTGATGTCCAGCGTGTAGCTGACCTCCAGTTTCCCGCCCAGGTCGTTGAGTTCGGACTGAACCCGGCTGGTGAAGACGCCGATCATCATGTTGCCGAATTCAGTGTCGTACTGGCACAGGTGGCGCTTGCCGCGCTCCAGGATCAGGCGGGTGCTGTCCTCGCCGCCGCGCATCAGCGTCACTTTGTTTCCCCCGTCAATTTTCAGAATGGAGGTGCGCGTCCTGTTTTTGTCCTCCGAAGTATATTCTTTGTAGACAATATACCGGCTGTCGCCCCTCCGGACATAGGTGCCGAAGGTTGTCAGCTCCACTTCGCCCGTTTCATCGTCCACTCTCTGGCGGCCTTTGATCGAGATCAGATAATTCTCCTGCATTCCAGCACTCCTAATAAATATGTTGTGATATGCTTCCGGCGCGGATTCCGGGAGGCGGCGCCGGATAACAAGTGGAATTAAGCTTTTTCCAGAGCCAGGTCGATCAGTCGGTCCAACAGCCCGCCGTAGGGAAGGCCGGAGGCCTCCCAGAGCTTTGGGTACATGCTGATCGGAGTAAAGCCGGGAATGGTGTTCAGCTCATTGAGAAGGATCTCCGTATGGTTGCGCACAAAAAAGTCCACGCGGGCGAATCCGCGGCAGCCCAGCGTGCGGTAAGCTCTGACGGCGATGGAGCGCATTTCCTCCGAAACCTCTTCGGACAGGTGTGCCGGAATGTACAGCTTCGATTTGCCGGACTTGTATTTGTCGTCGTAATCGTAAAACGCGGCTGACGCGGCGATTTCTCCCACCATGGGAGCGGCCTCGGCCGCGTCGTTGCCCAGGACCGCGCATTCGACCTCCTGGCCGATCACGGCTTCCTCCACCAGGATCTTTTCCCCTTCGGTGGCTGCAAGCCGGATGGCGGCGTCCAGTTCCTCTTCGCTGCTGACGCGGCTGACGCCCACGGAAGACCCGGAGCCGGCCGGCTTGACAAAGACCGGATATCCGAGCCTCGCCCCGATTTTGATGCGGACCTTTTCAGGATGTTCCAGATAGCGCGGATAATAGAACCAGAGATACTGTGCCTGCCTGATGCCGACGCCGGCCAGAAGCGTGTGGGTGACCGCCTTATCCATGCAGAGGGCGGAACTCAGGGTCCCGCAGCCGACGAACGGCAGGCCGGAGAGCTGCAGAAGGCCCTGTATGGTGCCGTCTTCTCCATTTTTGCCGTGAAGCACCGGGAAAACGCAGTCGACCGGCAAAATTTCAGTCTGATCCCTGCCGACGACGACGATCCCGCCGACGCTCCGGTCCGGGGACAGAAAAGCGGGACGATTCCGTTCGTCTTTTTCCCATTTGCCGTCCGGGATGGAATCCGTCGGACCTTCGTACAGGAACCACCGCCCGTCTTTGGTAATTCCGATGCGGTAAATCTCATATCTGTCCTCGGAAAGATTGTTTATAACGGAATACGCGGAAACGCGGGATACCTCGTGTTCTGGGGAACAGCCGCCGAACAGGACGGCGATTTTTTTTCGATTCATTGTTAACCTCCTTGCAGCGTCCGCTTGTGGAAGTGCGGAGCAGCGTAATGGAAGCGGGCTTTTTGAAAACAGAATACTACAAATACATATGATAGCACAACGCCGCTCCGCACGCAATTGCCTATTTGGGGAAATCTTCGGCCCGTAAAATTGTATGGTGACAAAAAAATGTTTATGTAGTATAATCTAGTATAATTACTGTCTTTAGACAGAAAATGGAACGGAACGTTTTAAGATTCGGGAGTGAACCATGATGGATCAGAAAGTATTTGAAATGGTGGCG
This window contains:
- a CDS encoding DUF1934 domain-containing protein — translated: MQENYLISIKGRQRVDDETGEVELTTFGTYVRRGDSRYIVYKEYTSEDKNRTRTSILKIDGGNKVTLMRGGEDSTRLILERGKRHLCQYDTEFGNMMIGVFTSRVQSELNDLGGKLEVSYTLDINSSLSSQNEIFITIKEANNKDVQISAAGN
- a CDS encoding D-alanine--D-alanine ligase family protein, with amino-acid sequence MNRKKIAVLFGGCSPEHEVSRVSAYSVINNLSEDRYEIYRIGITKDGRWFLYEGPTDSIPDGKWEKDERNRPAFLSPDRSVGGIVVVGRDQTEILPVDCVFPVLHGKNGEDGTIQGLLQLSGLPFVGCGTLSSALCMDKAVTHTLLAGVGIRQAQYLWFYYPRYLEHPEKVRIKIGARLGYPVFVKPAGSGSSVGVSRVSSEEELDAAIRLAATEGEKILVEEAVIGQEVECAVLGNDAAEAAPMVGEIAASAAFYDYDDKYKSGKSKLYIPAHLSEEVSEEMRSIAVRAYRTLGCRGFARVDFFVRNHTEILLNELNTIPGFTPISMYPKLWEASGLPYGGLLDRLIDLALEKA